A region of Mesorhizobium sp. AR02 DNA encodes the following proteins:
- the argH gene encoding argininosuccinate lyase has protein sequence MSDKKTSNQMWGGRFASGPAAIMEAINASISFDRKLYAQDIRGSIAHSEMLAQTGIISAADQEKIAHGLNTILKEIEAGSFEFSTKLEDIHMNVESRLAELIGPAAGRLHTARSRNDQVAVDLRLWVKDECFRVAEALKGLITALLERAEEHSATAMPGFTHMQAAQPVTFGHHCMAYVEMFSRDLSRVRDAIERMDESPLGAAALAGTSFPIDRHRTAKALGFREPMRNSLDSVSDRDFALEFLSMAAICATHLSRLAEEIIIWSTPQFGFIRLSDSFSTGSSIMPQKKNPDAAELVRGKTGRVNGHLVGLLTVMKGMPLTYGKDMQEDKESVFDAAETLDLMLAAMTGMVSDMTVNAAAMKKAAGSGHATATDLADWLVRTLGLPFREAHHVTGRAVALAEEKKVGLEKLSLEDLQSINPGITSDIFSVLAVQNSVKSRTSFGGTAPSEVRKQIRYWKKRLAKA, from the coding sequence ATGAGCGACAAGAAGACCAGCAACCAGATGTGGGGCGGACGATTTGCCTCGGGTCCGGCCGCGATCATGGAAGCGATCAACGCATCGATCTCGTTCGACCGCAAACTCTACGCGCAGGACATCCGCGGCTCGATCGCCCATAGCGAGATGCTGGCGCAAACGGGCATTATTTCGGCGGCCGATCAAGAAAAAATCGCCCACGGCCTGAACACGATCCTGAAAGAGATCGAGGCCGGCAGCTTCGAGTTTTCGACCAAGCTTGAAGACATCCACATGAATGTCGAATCCCGCCTCGCCGAGCTGATCGGCCCGGCCGCCGGCCGCCTGCACACCGCGCGTTCGCGTAACGATCAGGTGGCGGTGGATCTGAGGCTCTGGGTCAAGGACGAGTGCTTCCGCGTCGCCGAAGCGCTGAAGGGCCTGATCACGGCGCTGCTGGAGCGGGCCGAGGAGCACTCGGCGACGGCGATGCCGGGCTTTACCCATATGCAGGCGGCGCAGCCGGTGACTTTCGGCCATCACTGCATGGCCTATGTCGAGATGTTTTCGCGCGACCTGTCGCGCGTGCGCGACGCCATCGAACGCATGGACGAGAGCCCGCTGGGTGCGGCGGCCCTTGCCGGCACCAGCTTCCCGATCGACCGCCATAGAACCGCCAAGGCGCTCGGCTTCCGCGAGCCGATGCGCAATTCGCTGGACAGCGTTTCCGACCGCGATTTCGCTTTGGAATTCCTTAGCATGGCCGCGATCTGCGCCACGCATCTGTCGCGGCTGGCGGAAGAAATCATCATCTGGTCGACGCCGCAGTTCGGCTTCATCAGGCTGTCGGATAGTTTCTCCACCGGCTCCTCGATCATGCCGCAGAAGAAGAACCCCGACGCCGCCGAACTGGTGCGCGGCAAGACGGGCCGCGTCAACGGCCATCTGGTCGGCTTGCTGACGGTGATGAAGGGCATGCCTTTGACCTATGGCAAGGACATGCAGGAAGACAAGGAATCGGTGTTCGACGCCGCCGAGACGCTCGACCTGATGCTGGCGGCGATGACCGGCATGGTCTCTGACATGACGGTGAACGCCGCCGCGATGAAGAAGGCCGCCGGCTCCGGCCACGCGACCGCGACCGACCTTGCCGACTGGCTGGTGCGCACGCTCGGCCTGCCGTTCCGCGAGGCGCATCATGTTACCGGTCGCGCGGTGGCGCTGGCCGAGGAGAAGAAGGTGGGCCTGGAGAAGCTTTCGCTGGAGGACCTGCAGTCGATCAACCCCGGCATCACCTCGGATATTTTCTCGGTGCTGGCGGTGCAGAACTCGGTCAAGAGCCGCACCAGTTTCGGCGGCACCGCGCCGTCGGAAGTGAGGAAGCAGATTCGCTATTGGAAAAAGCGGCTGGCGAAAGCTTGA
- the lysA gene encoding diaminopimelate decarboxylase, with product MNHFDYRDGVLHAEDVAIPDIAAQVGTPFYCYSTATLTRHYRVFAQAFAGLDALVCYAMKANSNQALLRTLAKLGAGADVVSEGELRRALAAGIPPGKILFSGVGKTAREMDFALEAGILCFNVESEPELELLSARATALGKMAAISLRINPDVDAKTHKKISTGKAENKFGIAWQRARQVYARAATLPGIKVTGIDTHIGSQITELQPFDDAFALLVDLVGALRADGHAIDHVDLGGGLGIPYRVDNNPPPLPDAYAQVVRKHVTKLGLKVMFEPGRLIVGNAGILVSEVIFVKEGDAKNFLVVDAAMNDLIRPTLYDAFHDIKPVVQPPADTPRMMVDVVGQVCETGDYLGLDRDLPRLKAGDLVAVSTAGAYGAVQAGTYNTRLLVPEVLVDGDRFHVVRPRLTYDDLIGLDSVPDWLA from the coding sequence GTGAACCATTTCGACTACCGCGACGGCGTGCTCCATGCCGAGGACGTGGCAATCCCCGATATCGCCGCACAGGTCGGCACGCCGTTCTACTGCTACTCCACCGCCACCTTGACCAGGCACTACCGGGTGTTCGCCCAGGCCTTCGCCGGGCTGGACGCGCTGGTCTGCTACGCCATGAAGGCCAATTCCAACCAGGCGTTGCTGCGGACCCTGGCCAAGCTCGGCGCCGGCGCCGACGTAGTCTCGGAAGGCGAGTTGCGCCGCGCGCTGGCCGCGGGCATCCCGCCCGGCAAGATCCTGTTCTCGGGCGTCGGCAAGACTGCGCGCGAAATGGACTTTGCGCTCGAAGCCGGCATCCTTTGCTTCAACGTCGAGTCCGAGCCGGAGCTTGAGCTGCTTTCGGCCCGCGCCACGGCCCTCGGCAAGATGGCGGCGATCTCGCTGCGCATCAATCCCGATGTCGACGCCAAGACCCACAAGAAGATCTCCACCGGCAAGGCCGAGAACAAGTTCGGCATAGCCTGGCAGCGGGCGCGGCAGGTCTATGCCAGGGCGGCAACGCTTCCGGGCATCAAGGTCACCGGCATCGACACCCATATCGGCAGCCAGATCACCGAGTTGCAGCCCTTCGACGACGCCTTCGCCTTGCTGGTCGATCTGGTCGGCGCGCTGCGGGCGGATGGCCATGCCATCGATCATGTCGATCTCGGCGGCGGGCTGGGCATTCCCTATCGCGTCGACAACAACCCACCACCCCTGCCCGACGCCTATGCCCAGGTCGTCAGGAAGCATGTCACCAAGCTCGGGCTGAAGGTGATGTTCGAGCCGGGCCGGCTGATCGTAGGCAATGCCGGCATCCTGGTCTCGGAAGTGATTTTCGTGAAGGAAGGCGACGCCAAGAATTTTCTGGTCGTCGACGCCGCCATGAACGATCTGATCCGGCCGACGCTCTACGATGCCTTCCACGACATCAAGCCGGTCGTGCAGCCGCCGGCCGACACGCCACGCATGATGGTCGACGTGGTCGGCCAGGTCTGCGAGACCGGCGATTATCTCGGCCTCGACCGCGATCTGCCCAGGCTGAAGGCCGGCGATCTCGTCGCCGTTTCCACGGCCGGCGCCTATGGCGCCGTGCAGGCAGGCACCTACAACACCCGCCTGCTGGTGCCTGAGGTGCTGGTCGACGGCGACCGTTTCCACGTCGTGCGCCCGCGCCTGACCTATGACGATCTGATCGGGCTGGATTCAGTGCCCGACTGGCTGGCATAG
- the tlpA gene encoding thiol:disulfide interchange protein TlpA, with translation MADGNRFFPAPRLILAALVAGALAGAVAVYVSESRSGNNAAAQVAVGGSKDDVACAAKSDRAKKVAAAATGEVAALLPADPPQSMKSLAFNGPDGKPMTIADHAGKTVLLNLWATWCAPCRAEMPALDALQKEKGSATFQVVAVNVDAGDDVKPKKFLRDIGVEALGYYRDSTVALFNDLKARGLALGLPVTMLIDGEGCLIAHMNGPAEWSSPDARRLVDTALGS, from the coding sequence ATGGCAGACGGAAACAGATTTTTCCCGGCCCCGCGCCTGATCCTCGCCGCCCTGGTGGCGGGAGCGCTGGCCGGCGCGGTCGCGGTATATGTCAGCGAGAGCCGGTCTGGCAACAATGCAGCGGCGCAAGTGGCCGTCGGCGGCAGCAAGGACGACGTCGCCTGCGCCGCCAAGAGCGACCGCGCCAAGAAGGTCGCCGCCGCTGCTACTGGCGAAGTCGCCGCCCTGTTGCCCGCCGACCCGCCGCAATCCATGAAGAGCCTTGCTTTCAATGGCCCGGACGGCAAGCCGATGACGATCGCCGACCATGCCGGCAAGACGGTGTTGCTCAACCTCTGGGCGACATGGTGCGCGCCGTGCCGCGCCGAAATGCCGGCGCTCGATGCGCTGCAGAAGGAGAAAGGCAGCGCCACCTTTCAGGTCGTCGCCGTCAATGTCGATGCCGGCGACGATGTGAAGCCGAAGAAATTCCTCAGGGATATCGGCGTCGAGGCGCTCGGCTACTACCGGGATTCGACGGTGGCGCTGTTCAACGACCTCAAGGCGCGCGGCCTGGCGCTCGGCCTTCCCGTCACCATGCTGATCGACGGCGAAGGCTGCCTGATCGCGCATATGAACGGTCCGGCCGAATGGTCGAGCCCTGACGCCAGGCGGCTGGTCGATACGGCGCTTGGATCGTAG
- a CDS encoding ABC transporter permease subunit, whose protein sequence is MVERTPFLNFFTHLILFIGFVFCVAPFLIVAIAASHNLRDVNDVPMSLLPGSDFWVNIKTAWVTADLGPKLLNSFIVAGGVAAGKVIISALTAFSIVYFRFPGRMFIFWLIFVTLMLPLEVRIVPTYAVVANVLSPYQAILDVTGLSWLIEKVSGVQVSLNLGLLNSYPGLILPLVATATGTFLYRQFFLTVPDELTEAARMDGAGPLRFFIDVLLPLSRNNMAALGTIMFLWAWNQYLWPLLITTDQSHAMAVTELKFLIPNVGGTPEWHIAMAGTLIIMLPPLFVVVLMQRWIVRGLIATEK, encoded by the coding sequence ATGGTAGAGCGCACCCCATTCCTCAATTTCTTCACGCATCTGATCCTTTTCATCGGCTTTGTCTTCTGCGTCGCGCCGTTCCTGATCGTCGCCATCGCCGCGTCGCACAACCTGCGGGATGTCAACGATGTGCCGATGTCGCTGCTGCCGGGCAGCGACTTCTGGGTCAACATCAAGACGGCGTGGGTGACGGCCGATCTCGGCCCCAAGCTGCTCAACAGCTTCATCGTCGCCGGCGGCGTGGCGGCGGGCAAAGTGATCATTTCGGCGCTCACCGCCTTCTCGATCGTCTATTTCCGTTTTCCCGGCCGGATGTTCATCTTCTGGCTGATCTTCGTCACCCTGATGCTGCCACTGGAAGTTCGCATCGTGCCGACCTATGCGGTCGTCGCCAACGTGCTGTCGCCCTATCAGGCCATCCTCGACGTGACAGGCTTGAGCTGGCTGATCGAGAAGGTGTCGGGCGTGCAGGTCTCGCTCAACCTCGGGCTGCTCAATTCCTACCCTGGACTGATCCTGCCGCTGGTCGCCACGGCCACCGGCACGTTCCTGTACCGGCAGTTCTTCCTCACCGTGCCGGATGAACTGACCGAGGCCGCGCGCATGGACGGTGCAGGGCCATTGCGCTTCTTCATCGATGTTCTTCTTCCGCTCTCGCGCAACAACATGGCGGCGCTCGGCACCATCATGTTCCTGTGGGCCTGGAATCAGTATCTTTGGCCGCTTCTCATCACCACCGACCAGTCGCATGCGATGGCGGTCACCGAGCTTAAGTTTCTCATTCCCAATGTCGGCGGCACTCCGGAATGGCACATTGCCATGGCCGGCACGCTTATCATCATGCTCCCGCCGCTGTTCGTCGTGGTGCTCATGCAACGCTGGATCGTGCGTGGCCTGATCGCCACCGAGAAATAA
- a CDS encoding threonine/serine dehydratase — MPQGNTVTRERIAAMEPRIRPYIRHTPVLRVDMADFDRPPLAVDLKLECLQHSGSFKARGAFTNLLERPVPAAGVVAASGGNHGAAVAYAAMRLGHKATIFVPEVSPQAKLDRIRGYGADLVVGGARYAEALAASERFAEETGALQIHAFNQEETLVGQGTLGLEIERDLPEIDTLLVAVGGGGLIGGIAAWYAGRIRIIAIEPEGAPTLHRAFEAGHPVDAPAEGIAADSLAPKRVGEMMFPIAEAFVERSLLVSDDDIIAAQKALWNRVRIISEPGGAAAFAAILSGRYAPAPGERVAVLVCGANANPANF, encoded by the coding sequence ATGCCGCAGGGCAACACCGTCACACGCGAACGCATTGCCGCGATGGAACCGCGCATCCGTCCCTACATCCGGCACACACCGGTGCTGCGCGTCGACATGGCCGACTTCGACCGGCCGCCGCTGGCGGTCGACTTGAAGCTCGAATGCCTGCAGCATTCCGGCTCGTTCAAGGCGCGCGGCGCCTTCACCAATCTGCTCGAACGGCCAGTCCCCGCGGCCGGCGTCGTCGCCGCCTCGGGCGGCAACCATGGCGCCGCCGTCGCCTACGCCGCCATGCGGCTCGGCCACAAGGCCACCATCTTCGTTCCCGAAGTGAGCCCACAAGCCAAGCTGGACCGCATTCGCGGCTATGGCGCCGACCTGGTCGTCGGCGGCGCCCGCTATGCCGAGGCGCTGGCCGCCAGTGAGCGTTTCGCCGAGGAGACCGGCGCCTTGCAGATCCACGCCTTCAACCAGGAGGAGACGCTGGTCGGCCAGGGCACGCTCGGGCTCGAGATCGAGCGCGACTTGCCTGAGATCGACACGCTGCTGGTCGCCGTCGGCGGTGGCGGCCTGATCGGCGGCATCGCCGCCTGGTATGCCGGCCGCATCCGTATCATCGCCATCGAGCCCGAGGGCGCACCGACGCTTCATCGCGCCTTCGAGGCCGGCCATCCCGTCGACGCGCCGGCCGAAGGCATCGCCGCCGATTCGCTGGCGCCAAAGCGCGTCGGCGAAATGATGTTCCCGATCGCCGAAGCCTTCGTCGAACGCTCCCTCCTGGTCAGCGACGACGACATCATCGCCGCGCAGAAGGCGCTGTGGAACCGTGTGCGCATCATCTCCGAGCCGGGTGGTGCGGCGGCCTTCGCCGCGATCCTGTCCGGCCGCTATGCGCCGGCACCCGGCGAACGCGTCGCCGTGCTGGTCTGTGGCGCCAACGCAAACCCCGCCAATTTCTGA
- a CDS encoding carbohydrate ABC transporter permease — MEKRVTFSSWTIGILFAVPQLLLIFTFFYWPAGQAVYWSLTLQQPWGGGNIWVGLDNFRSILANADYWNSITASLVFAGISTGLAMFIALVLAALTDRQLTGSRLYRVVLIWPYGIAAPALALAFRFILAPEAGFLSAVNRMWPGIWDPGLDGADAMASIIVAFSWKYVGYNFIFFVAAFQAIPRSLIEAAAMDGSGVVRRFWDIQFPLITPTIFFLLVINITESFQDSFGIVDIMTSGGPANATNLMVYKIYSDGFKGLDYSGAAAQSIILMLLIIVLTIFQFRFIERRVHYG, encoded by the coding sequence ATGGAAAAACGCGTCACCTTCAGCAGTTGGACGATCGGCATCCTTTTCGCGGTGCCGCAGCTCCTCCTGATCTTCACGTTCTTCTACTGGCCGGCTGGCCAGGCGGTGTACTGGTCGCTGACGCTGCAGCAGCCCTGGGGCGGCGGCAACATCTGGGTCGGGCTCGACAATTTCCGCTCGATCCTGGCCAACGCCGATTACTGGAACTCGATCACCGCCAGCCTTGTCTTTGCCGGGATCAGCACCGGTCTTGCAATGTTCATTGCGCTGGTGCTCGCCGCCCTGACCGACCGGCAGCTCACCGGCTCGCGTCTCTATCGCGTCGTGCTGATCTGGCCCTATGGCATCGCCGCACCCGCGCTGGCGCTGGCGTTTCGCTTCATCCTGGCGCCGGAAGCGGGATTCCTTTCCGCCGTCAACCGGATGTGGCCGGGAATCTGGGATCCGGGTCTCGACGGCGCCGACGCCATGGCTTCGATCATCGTCGCCTTCTCGTGGAAATATGTCGGCTACAACTTCATCTTCTTCGTGGCCGCGTTCCAGGCCATCCCGCGTTCGCTGATCGAGGCGGCGGCGATGGACGGCTCCGGTGTCGTCAGGCGCTTCTGGGACATCCAGTTCCCGCTGATCACGCCGACGATCTTCTTCCTGCTGGTCATCAACATCACCGAAAGCTTCCAGGATTCCTTCGGCATCGTCGACATCATGACATCAGGCGGCCCGGCGAACGCGACCAATCTGATGGTCTACAAGATCTATTCCGATGGCTTCAAAGGTTTGGATTATTCGGGTGCCGCCGCGCAGAGCATCATCCTGATGCTGCTCATCATCGTGCTCACCATCTTCCAGTTCCGCTTCATCGAGCGGCGCGTGCACTACGGGTGA
- a CDS encoding ArsR/SmtB family transcription factor: MQEVDVFKAIANERRLQILDWLKDPRAHFPTQADGDLVEDGVCALLIAEKLGITQATLSEHMRVLTQAGLLRSKRIKQWTFYRRDEDRIADTRVLIQNRL, encoded by the coding sequence ATGCAAGAGGTTGATGTCTTCAAGGCGATCGCCAACGAACGCAGGCTGCAGATCCTCGACTGGCTGAAGGATCCGCGCGCGCATTTCCCGACCCAGGCGGACGGCGATCTGGTCGAGGACGGCGTTTGCGCGCTGCTGATCGCCGAGAAACTCGGCATCACGCAGGCGACGCTCTCCGAACATATGCGCGTGCTCACCCAGGCCGGCCTGCTGCGGTCCAAGCGCATCAAGCAATGGACGTTCTACCGCCGCGACGAAGACAGGATCGCCGACACCAGAGTGCTTATCCAGAACCGGCTGTAG
- a CDS encoding EAL domain-containing protein — protein sequence MLTVYNCIVNQHDLRLVALAALICGISCFSAVSLLHHISRSTDRNRLAWLMIAATSTGFGIWATHFIAMLAFTPGIPSAYDPWLSVLSLAASVALTAAGMWIATLRDEFEYHLVGGAVLGGGIAAMHYIGMAAFEVQGRIEWNLLMVAVSLLAGVTLAALALRVVLRRPSLVATSVGAVLLTLAICTLHFIGMGAVSIFPDSAIVISEYTIEPTSQAFAAAAATLVILVLSASALWIDLRFRRQKLEVDRMHGLANAAVEGLIVCDGNRIVSANDSMGKLTGTLAATLTGMELGELFDERTATDAASLEGQPWEAELRNRDGTRIPVELIARSIDYCGKPHNVIAVRDIRERKKAEQEILRLAHFDPLTGLANRRSFSSRLDTEIASMNRIANADKGVKGRHLALLLFDLDRFKEVNDLYGHGAGDAMLQKVASCAAGILRHGQMLARLGGDEFAIIAPNLPDPQAAGRIAGSLLAAMREENRAAVGGGLVSASIGIAIYPLDADDQTSLISHADTALYRAKTEGRDTYRYFEASMGAEARDKRVMEHELRQAVVRGEFYLVYQPQKEISSGKMVGFEALIRWRHPERGDVSPAIFIPVAEDSGAIGQIGDWVLDAACKEAARWENPLTVAVNVSAVQLHNPNFSRKVHETLLRTGLAPTRLELEITETALVKDMPRALATLRQVKSLGVRVAMDDFGTGYSSLSNLRAFPFDKIKIDSSFIKAVDTNGQVAAIVRAVLGLGRGLGLPVLAEGVETLGELKFLDAEACEIGQGYYLGKPAPIEAFDDLTGHGKRTPVRADRQDGSLILLKPNVRSA from the coding sequence ATGTTGACGGTCTACAATTGTATCGTGAACCAGCACGATCTGAGACTGGTCGCACTCGCCGCGCTGATCTGCGGAATTTCTTGTTTCTCTGCTGTCAGCCTGCTTCACCACATCAGCCGCTCGACAGACCGGAACCGGCTTGCCTGGCTGATGATCGCGGCCACCTCGACCGGCTTCGGCATCTGGGCAACGCATTTCATCGCCATGCTTGCGTTCACGCCGGGCATACCCAGTGCCTACGATCCGTGGCTCTCCGTGCTCTCGCTCGCCGCCTCGGTCGCGCTGACGGCGGCCGGCATGTGGATCGCCACCTTGCGGGACGAGTTCGAGTATCATCTCGTCGGCGGCGCCGTTCTGGGCGGTGGTATCGCGGCCATGCACTACATCGGCATGGCGGCATTCGAGGTCCAGGGCCGCATCGAATGGAACCTGTTGATGGTCGCCGTTTCCCTGCTGGCCGGCGTGACACTCGCGGCACTGGCGCTGCGTGTCGTTCTGCGCCGCCCCTCCCTGGTCGCCACATCCGTCGGCGCGGTGCTGCTGACGCTGGCTATCTGCACCTTGCATTTCATCGGCATGGGTGCCGTCTCGATCTTTCCCGATTCCGCGATCGTCATATCCGAATACACGATCGAGCCGACCTCGCAGGCTTTCGCGGCCGCGGCTGCCACGCTGGTGATCCTGGTGCTGTCGGCATCGGCGCTGTGGATCGATTTGCGCTTCCGTCGCCAGAAGCTCGAGGTCGACCGTATGCACGGCCTGGCCAATGCCGCCGTGGAGGGCCTGATCGTCTGCGACGGCAACCGCATCGTCAGCGCCAATGACAGCATGGGCAAGCTGACCGGCACGCTGGCCGCGACGCTGACCGGCATGGAGTTGGGCGAACTCTTCGACGAACGCACCGCAACCGACGCAGCCAGCCTGGAAGGCCAGCCGTGGGAGGCGGAGCTGCGGAACCGCGACGGAACGCGAATTCCTGTCGAGCTGATTGCCCGAAGCATCGACTATTGCGGCAAACCCCACAACGTCATCGCCGTCCGCGACATCCGCGAGCGCAAGAAGGCGGAGCAGGAGATCCTTCGCCTCGCCCATTTCGATCCGCTGACGGGACTTGCCAACCGCCGCTCCTTTTCCAGCCGTCTCGACACGGAAATCGCATCGATGAACCGGATCGCCAATGCCGACAAGGGCGTCAAAGGCCGGCATCTTGCGCTTCTGCTGTTCGACCTCGACCGCTTCAAGGAGGTGAACGACCTCTACGGGCACGGCGCCGGCGATGCGATGCTGCAGAAGGTGGCAAGCTGCGCAGCCGGCATTCTGCGCCACGGCCAGATGCTTGCGCGCCTCGGCGGCGACGAATTCGCCATCATCGCCCCCAACCTGCCCGACCCGCAGGCGGCGGGCCGCATCGCAGGCTCACTGCTCGCCGCCATGCGCGAGGAAAACCGGGCCGCGGTTGGCGGCGGCCTGGTCTCGGCCAGCATCGGCATCGCGATCTATCCGCTCGACGCCGACGACCAGACCAGCCTGATCAGCCATGCCGATACGGCACTCTACCGCGCCAAGACCGAAGGCCGGGACACCTATCGCTATTTCGAGGCGTCGATGGGCGCCGAGGCCCGCGACAAGCGCGTGATGGAGCACGAATTGCGCCAGGCCGTCGTGCGTGGCGAATTCTACCTCGTCTACCAGCCGCAGAAGGAGATCAGCAGCGGCAAGATGGTTGGCTTCGAAGCGCTGATTCGCTGGCGTCATCCCGAACGCGGCGACGTTTCCCCGGCAATATTCATCCCGGTTGCCGAAGACAGCGGCGCCATTGGGCAGATCGGCGACTGGGTGCTCGACGCGGCCTGCAAGGAAGCCGCTCGCTGGGAAAATCCGCTGACGGTCGCCGTCAACGTCTCCGCGGTCCAGCTTCACAATCCCAATTTCAGCCGCAAGGTCCACGAGACCTTGCTGAGGACAGGTCTGGCCCCGACAAGGCTGGAACTCGAGATCACCGAAACCGCACTGGTAAAGGACATGCCGCGTGCGCTGGCAACCTTGCGGCAGGTCAAGTCGCTGGGCGTGCGCGTGGCCATGGACGATTTTGGAACCGGCTATTCCTCGCTCTCCAACCTGCGCGCCTTCCCCTTCGACAAGATCAAGATCGACTCCTCCTTCATCAAGGCGGTCGACACCAACGGCCAGGTCGCGGCGATCGTGCGCGCCGTGCTGGGGCTGGGGCGCGGCCTTGGCCTGCCGGTTCTTGCCGAAGGCGTCGAGACGCTTGGCGAGCTGAAGTTCCTGGACGCGGAAGCCTGTGAGATCGGCCAGGGCTACTATCTCGGCAAGCCGGCGCCGATCGAGGCGTTCGACGACCTGACCGGCCATGGCAAGCGCACTCCGGTGCGCGCCGACCGCCAGGATGGCAGTCTCATATTGCTCAAGCCAAACGTGCGCTCGGCCTAG
- a CDS encoding extracellular solute-binding protein, which yields MTIIKRGFAALAAGALSTALAMPAFAEPVKFDFWFGLSGDLARVVDTLCKNFNASQKDYEVVCTSQGNYDATLQNTIAAFRAGKQPAVVQVYDVGTATMMLSGAYKPADKLMEENGYKVDYADYFPGIARYYATSKGEMLSFPFNSSTALMYWNKDAFAKIGKTEAPKTWEDVGADLKAMKDAGYECPMAINISANESWQLMEQFSAIHNQPIATKNNGYDGLDARLEVNKTKFVQYVTDLKKWYDAGLIKIKSKDLGQDMVQAFASGTCQVILTSVGDHGTVGKTQKEGMKWDVAELPVYAGTERKNSLVGGASLWVLSGKSDAEYKGAAAFLNFIHDPKTALFWSTNTGYIPVTKSGFDYMKSSGFYDKAPYKGRETAIASLTASEPTEITRGVRLGNFTQIRAEFGTQMQAIFANKVSVQEGLDTLVKNGDAILDRFQQTYPGKTLP from the coding sequence ATGACCATCATCAAGCGGGGCTTTGCTGCCCTTGCCGCTGGCGCGCTCAGCACCGCGCTGGCGATGCCTGCCTTTGCAGAGCCGGTAAAATTTGATTTCTGGTTCGGCCTTTCGGGCGACCTCGCCCGCGTCGTCGACACGCTGTGCAAGAACTTCAACGCCTCGCAGAAGGACTATGAAGTCGTCTGCACCAGCCAGGGCAATTACGACGCCACGCTGCAGAACACCATCGCGGCCTTCCGCGCCGGCAAGCAGCCTGCCGTCGTCCAGGTCTATGATGTCGGCACCGCCACCATGATGCTGTCGGGCGCCTACAAGCCCGCCGACAAGCTGATGGAAGAAAACGGCTACAAGGTCGACTACGCCGACTATTTCCCCGGCATTGCGCGCTATTACGCGACGTCGAAGGGCGAGATGCTGTCCTTCCCGTTCAATTCCTCGACCGCGCTGATGTACTGGAACAAGGATGCCTTCGCCAAGATCGGCAAGACCGAAGCGCCGAAGACCTGGGAAGATGTCGGCGCCGACCTCAAGGCGATGAAGGATGCCGGCTATGAATGCCCGATGGCCATCAACATCTCGGCCAACGAGAGCTGGCAGCTGATGGAGCAGTTCTCGGCCATCCACAATCAGCCGATCGCCACCAAGAACAACGGCTATGATGGCCTTGACGCGCGTCTGGAAGTCAACAAGACCAAATTCGTCCAGTACGTCACCGACCTGAAGAAGTGGTATGACGCTGGTCTGATCAAGATCAAGTCCAAGGATCTCGGCCAGGATATGGTCCAGGCTTTCGCCTCGGGCACCTGCCAGGTCATCCTGACCTCGGTCGGCGACCACGGCACCGTCGGCAAGACGCAGAAGGAAGGCATGAAGTGGGATGTCGCCGAACTGCCGGTCTATGCCGGCACCGAGCGCAAGAATTCGCTCGTCGGCGGTGCCTCGCTGTGGGTTCTCTCCGGCAAGTCGGATGCGGAGTACAAGGGCGCTGCCGCGTTCCTCAACTTCATCCACGATCCCAAGACGGCTTTGTTCTGGTCGACCAACACCGGCTACATCCCGGTGACCAAGTCGGGCTTCGACTACATGAAGTCCAGCGGCTTCTACGACAAGGCGCCCTATAAGGGCCGTGAAACCGCCATTGCCAGCCTGACCGCGTCCGAGCCGACTGAAATCACCCGTGGTGTGCGCCTGGGCAACTTCACCCAGATCCGCGCCGAGTTCGGCACGCAGATGCAGGCGATCTTCGCCAATAAGGTCAGCGTCCAGGAAGGCCTCGACACGCTGGTCAAGAATGGCGACGCCATCCTCGACCGCTTCCAGCAGACCTATCCGGGCAAGACCCTGCCCTGA